The region AAATTTATGAATTTAGTCATTTTCTAATCCTTGTCCTTTATATGCCAAAAAATAATTTTGCGGCACAGAAAATAAATTTGGATAATCAATTCTTATTGCTTTTTCATCAATCAAGTATTCATTAAAATCTGCAATAATTAAACTAGAAATATATCCTACATTATCCAAATCATCATCTGTAATATCTCCATTATATATAAATAATAATTTTATTATGTCGTTTTCCAATGTTACATAAACGGCACGCATATTTTGTGTAGTCTCGCCATTTAATGCTCTCTTTGTGGATGATAAAATTTTAGTAATTATTTCATTCATACAAATTCCTTATCAATTTGGATTACTAGGAACAATATGGGCACCATTTTTACCATAATGAACTATTCCTTTTGTGGTAGACAATTTGTTACCATTTTCATCTATATAATAACCAATTACTTTTCCAAAATCTATTCTTTCTTTTGAACCAGCCAATCCGATTTCTACACTATTCACTTTTTGACCTGTCCCAAATTTTGGCAAAAGATTTTCTACATCTTCTGTTAAAATACTTCTTGTTACGCCATTTTGATTGGCTGTTTTATATTCATTGGTTCCTTGTATATGTTTGTTTTGTTTATTTATATCTATCTTAACACTCTTACCCTCAGCAACAATTATCCCGTCATTGCCATTAGAATTTAGATTATTATTTGTTGTTTTATCTGTTGTTGTGCCTTTTTTACTTAAATTTATATTTGATAACTTATTACCTACCTTTATGGCTGCTTTACCAGCTGCTCCAAGAGAACATATATTTTCACCTAGTGCGTGATAATTTTTATAATTTATAGAGCTTTGATCACCTAAGACACTATCTACAAAATTTTCAGCCATAAATTCTAGGTCTCACAAAGCTTGACACTAAAATCAGAGCCGAAATTACTCGTTCATGAAATTCTAAAAATTGCTGGAATTTTGTGCATTGATAGTGTCATACGCGCTTAGTGTGCAAGAAAAGAAAAGACGGCAAATGTGAAGATGAAAACAGCCTCTAAACGAGTAAATTTGATTTTTTAAGCAAATTTACTCAGCAAAAAGCCACATAAATTTACGCAAAACAGCCAAATTTAGCTAGCGTAAAATCACACTAAACGGCTAAATTTCCTTGGCGATCTTGCTCATTTTATTGAGCAGTTTTTCACGTTCATTTGGCTTTAGGTTGCCGTATTGAAGCTTTGTTATCATCTGCATGAAGTCAAATTGTTTAAACATTTGCGCATCGCTTTTTAACTCTTTTTCTAGCTGTTTATAAATTTTTTCAGTCTCTTTATTTGCTTTTTCTAAATTTTGTAAAAAGCTTCCAGTTGCGCTCATATCAAGGTCGTTTTTTGCAGCTTTATCGATAACATTTTTTAGATTTGCTAAATTTTCAGAAATTTTCATCAGCATTTCCTTTTGGATTTTAAAATTTACAGCAAATTTTATTCCTAAATTTTCTCCCACCACTTTTTTCTAGGCGGATTTTGGGTAGTGAAAACTTCTCCGATCATCGGCGTTGCGTAGTTTAGCTCAAGTTTTATCGCTGCCTTTTCAAAACGCTTGATCGGCTCATCCCAAGCGTGATAAGATAGATCAAATTTGCCCCAGTGCACCGGTACACCAAGCTTTGCACCAAGATCTTTTAGCGCTTGCGCTGACTCCTCTGGCTTCATATGCACGTAAGGCCAGCCATCGCCGTAAGCACCATTTTCGATAAAAACTAGATCAAAGGCACCAAATTTCTCATTTATCATCTTAAAATGCTTGCCGTATCCGCCATCTCCGCTAAAATAAAAGCTAAAGCCAGCCTCTTCAACCGCCCAGCCACCCCAAAGCGTCGTATTTCTTTTAAATGTGCGCCCACTAAAGTGCCTTGAAGGACAAAACATGAAGTTTAAATTTCCTATTTTTTGATCACCAAACCAGTCAAACTCATAAATTTTGTCTTCATCAACGCCCCATTTTACAAGGTGAGCTTTTACGCCAAGCGGCACTAGAAATTTGCAAATTCTATCTTTTAGCTCAAGTATCGTTTTATGATCAAGATGATCGTAGTGATCGTGCGAGATGAGGGCGATATCGATCACATCTGGGTAGTCACTAGCGGTGATAGCATGCTCGTAGGCAAAGGGCTTACCGCCAATTGGCAGTGGAAATGCTCGGTGCAAAACTGGGTCTGTGATAATGGTTTTGTCATCAAGCTTACAGATGAGGCTAACGTGCCCAAGCCAGATAAACTCGCCGTTTTTCAAGGCATTTGCGTCAAATTTTAAATTTGGTAAAGGCTTAGTTGGTAGCTTATCTTTTGGAGGAAAGAGTGCTTGCGGAATGTAATTTAACATAGATGCTTGTGGATTATTTTTTACCATATCAATCGTTGGTTCTAAATTTATAAAAACTTTGCCGTTAAAATTTGGCGAAGCCTTTATCAGCTTTTGGCTTTTAATATCTGGCACGCCACCAAAAACTGGGGCAAATCTCATAAATACAAAAACTGCAACAATAAACAAAACTATAACTATAAAAATTCCCATAAAAAGCCTTTAAATTTAAAGGTCGGATTATATTTTAGATTTTTAAATTTCAGCTTTATTTAATTAACCCGAGCTTAAATAATTAACTTGTAATTTTAAACTTAATTAAGATATTTTTACTCTTTATAGGAAAATTTTATTAATAAATATTATCCTTTAGCAAATAAACATACCTAAAAATCGATATTAAGTAGATAATCTTAAAGATATATAAAATAAAAATTTAATTCTAAAAATACAAAATTTGTCAGATAGATGACGGAATTTATTCATTGTAAGTTATAGAATTATTACAAAAATTAGGAAGGAGCGTTTGAGATGTTAAATAAAAATTTAACTATCTCTATTTTGGTGACTAACCATCACTTTAAAAGTGAGCAGGGCAGTTTAGCCTTGTTTAATGGGAGGAATTTATGAAAAAACATAAATTTGTGATTGCCGATTATAAACGCTGTATAGGATGTGCAACCTGCATGGCTGCATGTTTTAAGAGCGCTTATGAACGCGGTAAGCTGTCACGTGCAAGGCTAAGTGTGCTAAGAGAAGCTACTGGCGTTATGCCAACTCAGTGCAGACAATGCGACGATGGTCCTTGTGCGAATGTGTGTCCAACTGGAGCATTGCGATTTAATGATAATTGCATCGAGCTTCACGAGGAAATTTGTATAGGCTGTAAGATGTGCACGATCGCTTGTCCTTACGGTGCGATAAGCTCAAGTGCAGAGCTTATGCCTTCAGTAAATTACGCTGTCGAGCCAAAGTACAACCTTGAGGTAGAGTCACAATCAGGTGCAAAAAATATCGCTGTCAAATGCGATATGTGCTTTGGTCGTGAGAACGGACCAGCCTGTGTTGATGTCTGTCCGACGAGTGCTCTTGTTATGATTGATCCAGAAGAGGGTAAGCATAAACTTGGCAAAAGGATAGATTATGAGGCAGCGAATAAATTTGCTACTAAAATTTTAAACGGACAAGGAGCATAAGATGACTACGGTTTATATGCTATTTCTTGTAAGTGCCGTCGTTAGCATCTTGCTCTACTGCGCTCCAAAGGCCGCTGTAAAGGTTGGTTTTGGACTAAGCGCTTTAAGCTGCTTTTATGCGATGTGTCACTTCGTTGCAAATATGGGAGTAAACGATAGTTTTGCTCTTGCGGATGGCTTTTTGTATTCGCCAAAATTTGCGCTAAATCCACTTGGAAATTTCTTTAGCTTTGTCGTTGTTTTCATAGGATTTGCAAGTAGCGTTTATGGTATGAGCTATGCAGACGAGTACATCAAAAAAGCAAACGTTGGCGTATTTGCATGTTTGTTTAATACGTTTATACTCTCAATGCTTCTAGTAATTAGCGCTGATAATGTATTTTGCTTTGTTGTTTTATGGGAGCTTATGACTCTTATCTCATCGTTCCTTATCATAGTAAATGATGGCAAAAACACTTTAAAAGCGGTCATGGTATATCTTGGTATCGCACAAATCGGTGCATTTTGTATCACCTGTGGCTTGCTTATCACAGCTTACTATGCAGGAAGCTTTGAATTTAGCGCATTTATGGGTGTTAAGATGCCATTTGGCGCTTCTGTTGCTACATTTATACTATTTCTAGTTGGATTTGGTAGCAAAGCTGGTATGTGGCCATTTCACGTTTGGCTTCCACAAGCTCACCCAGCAGCCCCATCAAATGTTTCAGCCCTTATGTCAGGCGTTATGATTAAAGTTGCTCTATTTACACTAGTTAAATTTACACTTTACCTACCACTTAGTACATATTTTGGTCTTACAATACTCGCTCTTGGTGCAGCTAGCTCACTATTTGGTGTTTTATACGCTCTTTGCCAACACGACTTTAAGGCTTTGCTTGCTTACCACTCAGTTGAGAACATAGGTATCATCTTGCTAGGTCTTGGCACAGGAATTTATGGCGTTGCAGCTGGAAATTTAACACTTGCAGCAGTAGGTTTTCTAGCAGGTTGCTACCACGTAGTTAACCACGCTATATTTAAAGGTCTTCTTTTCCTTTGCGCTGGTTCAGTTATCCACGCTACTCATACACAAAATATGGACATCCTTGGTGGTCTTGCTAAAAAAATGCCATGGACAAGCCTTGGTATGTTTATAGGTATTATGGGTATCGCAGCTTTACCTCCAGTAAATGGCTTTGTTTCAGAGTGGTTTACATATCAAGGTATGCTTCAAGGTGCAATGGGAGAAGGAACATTAGTTAGATATGCATTTACACTTGGCGTCGTAGCTCTTGCGCTAACAGGCGTTTTGGTTGGTATGCACCTTAAACTTTACGCTGTTATCTTTGCAGGTACTCCAAGAGATCAAAAAATTTGGGAAAATGCTAAAGAGAGTCCGATAGGTATGGTTCTTGGTATGATCATCCTAATGATAGGCTGCGTTGGCTTTGGTCTTGGCGCAAACTACATAGTTGATTACATCATGCAAGCTGTAAATTCTATCGCTATAAGCGACTATAAAGCTAGCCTTGGAGCTATAAATGTAACTTCACCAATAGGTAGTATGATCTCAACTCCGCTTATCGCTTTAGTTTTATGTGCGACTATGATTTTGCCATTTATCATCCTTGCTGTTATGAAAGCAAATAGAGATAAACCACGCGAGACTGATCCTTGGGCTTGCGGCTTTAAATATAGCTCACGTATGCAAATGACAGGTGGTCCATTTACAGGCGATCTTAGAAAGATCATGCAATGGCTATTTAGAGCTGATAAAAAGATCGTTACTAGAAATTATTTTGACGCGGTTGAATATCACAACCATCCAAAAGATATCTGGTGGGGAATGTTTTATGAGCCAGTCATTAAATGGTGTATGAAATTTGCCGATAAACTAGGCATCGTTCAAAGCGGATATACAAACATCTATACGCTTTATATCCTAATTTATCTTTGTGCCATACTTGCTGTGGGCTACTTTTTAGTTTAGGAGACGAAAATGCAAACTATACTTTTAATGATATTTCAAGTAGTCGTTATCGTTTTGGTAGCTCCTTTGTTTGATGGTATGGCAAGAAAACTAAGAGCTAGACTTCAATCAAAACAAGGTAGCGATTTCTTTCAAACATATCGTGATATTATAAAACTCTTTAGAAGAGGAAGAACCGTGCCTGAGTGCTCTCACTGGGTATTTAGATGGGCTCCATTTTTCCTTTTTGCAACTTCAGCTGCAGTGCTAGCTGCTATACCTATAACATATAGCAAAGATACTGTTTTTGGAGCGTATTCAGATATATTTGTGATCCTTTATCTTGGCGCATTGCTTAGATTTGTATTTGGTGCAGCTTCAATGGATAGCGGCAACCCATTTGCAGCAACAGGCGGCGGCAGGGAGCAAATGCTGGGTGTATATGTTGAGCCAGTTATGATCATGTGCCTAATCGTAGTAATGCTTGCAGCTAAAACATCAAATTTAATTGAGATCCAAGAGATGGTAAAAACTGGCGTTATAGGATATCAAATCCCAAGCTTTGCCGTAGCTTCTATCGCATTTTTATGGTGTATGTATGTTGAGACCGGTAGAAAACCATTTGACGTAGCTGAAGCTGAACAAGAGCTTCAAGAGGGCTTGCTTGGCGAGTATGCAGGTAGCGACCTTGGTTTAGTTCAAGCATCACTTATATTAAAACAGTTTGCTATGATCGGACTTTTCCTAACTATATTTGAGCCATGGAATTTTAGCAATCCTTTCTTAGCTATTATCGTTTTTGTGATAAAAACTGGAGTATTTTACGTAGCAGCTGTCTTTATAGACAACTTTGGACCACGCTTTAAAATGACTTCATCTTTACGCAAAAATGCACTTGGTGCACTTGCTATCTCGTTTGTTGCACTAACACTTTATGTAGTAGGAGTGTGAGATGCAAACACTTGATATTTTAGCCATTTGCATGATCGTAACTTCGCTTGCGGTTTTTGGTCTTAGAAGCTTGAA is a window of Campylobacter concisus DNA encoding:
- a CDS encoding polymorphic toxin type 50 domain-containing protein, with the protein product MAENFVDSVLGDQSSINYKNYHALGENICSLGAAGKAAIKVGNKLSNINLSKKGTTTDKTTNNNLNSNGNDGIIVAEGKSVKIDINKQNKHIQGTNEYKTANQNGVTRSILTEDVENLLPKFGTGQKVNSVEIGLAGSKERIDFGKVIGYYIDENGNKLSTTKGIVHYGKNGAHIVPSNPN
- a CDS encoding respiratory chain complex I subunit 1 family protein: MQTILLMIFQVVVIVLVAPLFDGMARKLRARLQSKQGSDFFQTYRDIIKLFRRGRTVPECSHWVFRWAPFFLFATSAAVLAAIPITYSKDTVFGAYSDIFVILYLGALLRFVFGAASMDSGNPFAATGGGREQMLGVYVEPVMIMCLIVVMLAAKTSNLIEIQEMVKTGVIGYQIPSFAVASIAFLWCMYVETGRKPFDVAEAEQELQEGLLGEYAGSDLGLVQASLILKQFAMIGLFLTIFEPWNFSNPFLAIIVFVIKTGVFYVAAVFIDNFGPRFKMTSSLRKNALGALAISFVALTLYVVGV
- a CDS encoding proton-conducting transporter membrane subunit, whose amino-acid sequence is MTTVYMLFLVSAVVSILLYCAPKAAVKVGFGLSALSCFYAMCHFVANMGVNDSFALADGFLYSPKFALNPLGNFFSFVVVFIGFASSVYGMSYADEYIKKANVGVFACLFNTFILSMLLVISADNVFCFVVLWELMTLISSFLIIVNDGKNTLKAVMVYLGIAQIGAFCITCGLLITAYYAGSFEFSAFMGVKMPFGASVATFILFLVGFGSKAGMWPFHVWLPQAHPAAPSNVSALMSGVMIKVALFTLVKFTLYLPLSTYFGLTILALGAASSLFGVLYALCQHDFKALLAYHSVENIGIILLGLGTGIYGVAAGNLTLAAVGFLAGCYHVVNHAIFKGLLFLCAGSVIHATHTQNMDILGGLAKKMPWTSLGMFIGIMGIAALPPVNGFVSEWFTYQGMLQGAMGEGTLVRYAFTLGVVALALTGVLVGMHLKLYAVIFAGTPRDQKIWENAKESPIGMVLGMIILMIGCVGFGLGANYIVDYIMQAVNSIAISDYKASLGAINVTSPIGSMISTPLIALVLCATMILPFIILAVMKANRDKPRETDPWACGFKYSSRMQMTGGPFTGDLRKIMQWLFRADKKIVTRNYFDAVEYHNHPKDIWWGMFYEPVIKWCMKFADKLGIVQSGYTNIYTLYILIYLCAILAVGYFLV
- a CDS encoding 4Fe-4S dicluster domain-containing protein yields the protein MKKHKFVIADYKRCIGCATCMAACFKSAYERGKLSRARLSVLREATGVMPTQCRQCDDGPCANVCPTGALRFNDNCIELHEEICIGCKMCTIACPYGAISSSAELMPSVNYAVEPKYNLEVESQSGAKNIAVKCDMCFGRENGPACVDVCPTSALVMIDPEEGKHKLGKRIDYEAANKFATKILNGQGA
- a CDS encoding MBL fold metallo-hydrolase; protein product: MGIFIVIVLFIVAVFVFMRFAPVFGGVPDIKSQKLIKASPNFNGKVFINLEPTIDMVKNNPQASMLNYIPQALFPPKDKLPTKPLPNLKFDANALKNGEFIWLGHVSLICKLDDKTIITDPVLHRAFPLPIGGKPFAYEHAITASDYPDVIDIALISHDHYDHLDHKTILELKDRICKFLVPLGVKAHLVKWGVDEDKIYEFDWFGDQKIGNLNFMFCPSRHFSGRTFKRNTTLWGGWAVEEAGFSFYFSGDGGYGKHFKMINEKFGAFDLVFIENGAYGDGWPYVHMKPEESAQALKDLGAKLGVPVHWGKFDLSYHAWDEPIKRFEKAAIKLELNYATPMIGEVFTTQNPPRKKWWEKI